The proteins below come from a single Plantactinospora sp. KBS50 genomic window:
- the crtI gene encoding phytoene desaturase family protein — protein sequence MRTVTGATDRVLVVGAGLGGLACALHLAGGGRQVTVLERESVPGGRAGRLAVDGYEFDTGPTVLTMPELIDEALDAVGEKLTDWLDITPLDPAYRAYYPDGSTLDVITDTVRMAGEISRVCGAREADGYLRFVDYARELWRLERADFIDRNLDAPTDLLTGNLLRLLASGAFRRLQTKIDQFFRDPRTRRIFSFQAMYAGLAPHDALAIYAVIAYLDSVAGVSFPRGGMHAVSRALAGAAEKHGVQIRYGTTVTRVEASAGRATAVLTADGERIPADVVVLNPDLPVAYRDLLPPARTRRLRYSPSCVVLHVGSRRSYRRIAHHNIHFGRPWRRTFTEVIEQGRLMSDPSLLVTNPSRTDPSVAPTDRQTYYVLAPVPNLERADLDWRGGLGRRYADELMRTLEERGYVGFADGVEVLRTVTPADWADAGMAAGTPFAAAHSLFQTGPFRPSNLHRTLSNVVFVGSGTQPGVGVPMVLISGKLAAGRILGGAR from the coding sequence ATGCGGACGGTGACCGGAGCGACCGACCGGGTGCTCGTGGTCGGCGCCGGGCTGGGTGGGTTGGCCTGCGCCCTGCACCTGGCCGGCGGCGGGCGCCAGGTGACGGTCCTGGAACGCGAGTCGGTGCCGGGTGGTCGGGCCGGCCGGCTGGCGGTCGACGGGTACGAGTTCGACACCGGCCCGACGGTGCTCACCATGCCGGAGCTGATCGACGAGGCGCTGGACGCGGTGGGCGAGAAGCTGACGGACTGGCTGGACATCACCCCGCTGGACCCGGCGTACCGGGCCTACTACCCGGACGGCTCCACCCTGGACGTCATCACCGACACGGTGCGGATGGCCGGCGAGATCTCCCGGGTCTGCGGCGCGCGGGAGGCCGACGGGTACCTGCGGTTCGTCGACTACGCCCGGGAACTGTGGCGGTTGGAGCGCGCCGACTTCATCGACCGCAACCTGGACGCGCCCACCGACCTGCTGACCGGGAACCTGCTCCGGCTGCTTGCCAGCGGCGCCTTCCGGCGGTTGCAGACCAAGATCGACCAGTTCTTCCGGGATCCACGGACCCGCCGCATCTTCTCGTTCCAGGCCATGTACGCCGGGCTGGCCCCGCACGACGCGCTGGCGATCTACGCGGTCATCGCCTACCTGGACTCGGTCGCCGGGGTGAGCTTCCCGCGCGGCGGCATGCACGCGGTGTCCCGGGCGCTGGCCGGCGCGGCCGAGAAGCACGGCGTACAGATCCGCTACGGCACCACCGTCACCCGGGTGGAGGCCTCCGCCGGCCGCGCCACCGCCGTGCTGACCGCCGACGGCGAGCGGATACCGGCCGACGTGGTCGTGCTCAACCCGGACCTTCCGGTGGCGTACCGGGACCTGCTGCCGCCCGCCCGGACCCGCCGGCTGCGCTACTCGCCGTCCTGCGTGGTGCTGCACGTCGGCTCCCGCCGGTCCTACCGCCGGATCGCCCACCACAACATCCACTTCGGCCGGCCGTGGCGGCGGACCTTCACCGAGGTGATCGAGCAGGGGCGGCTGATGTCCGACCCGTCGCTGCTGGTCACCAACCCGAGCCGAACCGATCCGTCGGTCGCCCCCACCGACCGGCAGACGTACTACGTCCTCGCGCCCGTACCCAACCTGGAACGGGCCGACCTGGACTGGCGGGGCGGGCTGGGCCGCCGGTACGCGGACGAGCTGATGCGGACGCTGGAGGAACGCGGCTATGTCGGCTTCGCCGACGGGGTGGAGGTGCTGCGCACCGTCACCCCGGCCGACTGGGCCGACGCCGGGATGGCCGCCGGCACGCCCTTCGCGGCGGCGCACAGCCTCTTCCAGACCGGTCCGTTCCGGCCGTCCAACCTGCACCGCACGCTCTCGAACGTGGTGTTCGTGGGCTCGGGAACGCAACCGGGAGTGGGGGTACCGATGGTGCTGATCTCCGGCAAGCTTGCCGCCGGCCGGATCCTCGGCGGTGCGCGATGA
- a CDS encoding polyprenyl synthetase family protein — protein sequence MANDAVAGNAVPLARTVPGQSSEPRDPRAPSADEPAYDIRAAIDATLTAFLDGEIGALDEIDPAAGEFGRTARESVLAGGKRLRPLFAYWGWRGAIGGSEPVGPVLPALAALELLHTFALVHDDVMDSSATRRGRPTAHRTLAAQHAAGGRTGDGDQFGVAAAVLVGDLCLVWADRLLGHTGLPAGTVLEARRCYDQMRVETVAGQYLDVLGETVVGSWSLDRALRVARYKTACYTVQRPLLYGAALAGLRREGPLAGAYHRYGLAVGEAFQLRDDLLGVYGDPRTTGKPAGEDLLRGKPTALLMLARELATPAQRATLDGHRHGSGTAGVDELAGVLQDTGAVHEIERLIAARVDEALAALDGSPVDSAARKALGELALSATRRRA from the coding sequence GTGGCCAACGACGCCGTTGCGGGTAACGCGGTCCCGCTCGCCCGCACCGTGCCCGGCCAGAGTTCCGAGCCCCGCGACCCGCGGGCACCCTCCGCAGACGAGCCGGCGTACGACATCCGGGCCGCCATCGACGCGACGCTGACCGCCTTCCTCGACGGGGAGATCGGCGCGCTCGACGAGATCGACCCGGCGGCCGGCGAGTTCGGCCGCACCGCCCGGGAGTCCGTGCTGGCCGGCGGGAAGCGCCTCCGCCCGCTGTTCGCGTACTGGGGATGGCGGGGGGCGATCGGCGGCTCCGAACCGGTCGGTCCGGTGCTGCCGGCGTTGGCCGCGCTGGAGCTGCTGCACACGTTCGCGCTGGTCCACGACGACGTGATGGACTCCTCGGCCACCCGGCGCGGCCGGCCGACCGCGCACCGCACGCTGGCAGCCCAGCACGCCGCGGGCGGCCGCACCGGCGACGGCGACCAGTTCGGCGTGGCCGCCGCGGTGCTGGTCGGCGACCTCTGCCTGGTGTGGGCGGACCGGCTGCTCGGGCACACCGGGCTGCCGGCCGGGACGGTCCTGGAGGCACGCCGCTGCTACGACCAGATGCGGGTCGAGACCGTCGCCGGCCAGTACCTCGACGTGCTCGGCGAGACCGTCGTGGGGTCGTGGTCGCTCGACCGGGCGCTGCGGGTGGCCCGCTACAAGACCGCCTGCTACACGGTGCAGCGGCCGCTGCTCTACGGCGCCGCCCTGGCCGGCCTGCGCCGGGAGGGTCCGCTGGCCGGCGCGTACCACCGGTACGGCCTCGCCGTGGGTGAGGCGTTCCAGCTCCGCGACGACCTGCTCGGCGTGTACGGCGACCCGCGTACCACCGGCAAGCCCGCCGGCGAGGACCTGCTCCGGGGCAAGCCCACGGCGCTGCTGATGCTGGCCCGGGAGCTGGCCACGCCGGCCCAGCGGGCCACCCTGGACGGGCACCGGCACGGCTCGGGCACCGCCGGGGTGGACGAGTTGGCCGGGGTGCTCCAGGACACCGGGGCGGTGCACGAGATCGAACGGCTGATCGCCGCCCGGGTCGACGAGGCGCTGGCCGCGCTCGACGGATCCCCGGTGGACTCCGCGGCCCGCAAGGCGCTCGGCGAGCTTGCCCTCTCGGCCACCCGGCGCCGGGCCTGA
- a CDS encoding MerR family transcriptional regulator produces the protein MVDEALSAGAVARRLGVAVTTLRTWHQRYGLGPSRHVPGHHRRYTAEDLARLEIMRRLTADGIGPAEAARWARLVPNPHEPGAPQTAPRRRRTGTPAAAGVPVLPLGRAGTAAHGLARAAVRLDQAGMRYALDQAIEADGVIDCWDRLIRPVLAGLGQRHASTGGLIEVEHLLSRCVTEALAAVPRPGPDAGPARILLACADEEQHTLPLEALAAALAEAGWPCRMLGARVPPAAMAGAVARTGPAVVVIWSHARSTADPRQLAAVLDNPRRPVLLVAAGPGWQREGLPLGVACPADLGQTVSLTVAVSAPESRHAAS, from the coding sequence GTGGTCGATGAGGCGCTGAGCGCGGGCGCCGTGGCTCGGCGGCTCGGGGTGGCGGTCACCACGCTCCGGACCTGGCACCAGCGGTACGGTCTCGGCCCGAGCCGGCACGTTCCCGGGCATCACCGGCGGTACACGGCGGAGGACCTGGCCCGGCTGGAGATCATGCGGCGACTGACCGCCGACGGGATCGGCCCGGCCGAGGCGGCCCGCTGGGCCCGGCTGGTGCCCAACCCGCACGAGCCGGGGGCGCCGCAGACGGCACCGCGCCGCCGCCGGACGGGTACCCCGGCCGCCGCCGGCGTTCCGGTGCTGCCGCTGGGCCGGGCCGGCACCGCGGCGCACGGCCTGGCCCGCGCCGCCGTCCGGTTGGACCAGGCCGGCATGCGGTACGCCCTGGACCAGGCCATCGAGGCCGACGGCGTGATCGACTGCTGGGACCGGCTGATCCGGCCGGTGCTGGCCGGGCTGGGCCAGCGGCACGCCTCCACCGGCGGGCTCATCGAGGTCGAGCACCTGCTGTCCCGGTGTGTCACCGAGGCGCTGGCCGCGGTGCCCCGCCCCGGTCCGGACGCCGGACCGGCGCGGATCCTGCTGGCCTGCGCCGACGAGGAGCAGCACACGCTGCCGCTGGAGGCGCTCGCGGCCGCGCTCGCCGAGGCCGGCTGGCCGTGCCGGATGCTCGGCGCCCGGGTCCCGCCGGCGGCGATGGCCGGCGCCGTCGCCCGGACCGGGCCGGCGGTCGTGGTGATCTGGTCACACGCGCGGAGCACGGCGGACCCCCGGCAACTGGCGGCCGTGCTGGACAACCCGCGCCGGCCGGTGCTGCTGGTCGCGGCCGGACCCGGCTGGCAGCGCGAAGGGCTGCCGCTGGGTGTCGCCTGCCCGGCCGACCTCGGTCAGACGGTGAGCCTCACGGTGGCGGTGAGCGCGCCGGAGTCTCGCCACGCCGCCAGCTGA
- the idi gene encoding isopentenyl-diphosphate Delta-isomerase: MTSREDHLVELVDEYGTPVGETSVRSAHEPPGRLHRAFSVFLVDDAGRVLLQRRSADKTRFPLRWANSCCGHPAPEQPLAEAANVRLHEELGVPPVPLTECGVHLYRAGDPATGRVEYEYDHVLRGVLPAGTPVRPDPAEVAEVRWVDPVTVADDLVATPDAYAPWLVGVLDRLLRPGPPDAQRHGEVAERSGGR; the protein is encoded by the coding sequence ATGACGTCCCGAGAGGATCATCTGGTCGAACTGGTCGACGAGTACGGTACGCCGGTGGGCGAAACCAGCGTGCGGTCGGCGCACGAACCACCCGGCCGGCTGCACCGGGCCTTCTCGGTGTTCCTGGTCGACGACGCCGGGCGGGTGCTGCTGCAACGGCGGTCGGCGGACAAGACGCGCTTCCCGCTGCGCTGGGCGAACTCCTGCTGCGGGCATCCCGCCCCGGAGCAGCCGCTGGCCGAGGCCGCCAACGTGCGACTGCACGAGGAACTGGGGGTGCCGCCGGTCCCGCTCACCGAGTGCGGCGTGCACCTGTACCGGGCCGGCGACCCGGCCACGGGCCGGGTCGAGTACGAGTACGACCACGTGCTGCGCGGGGTGCTGCCCGCCGGCACGCCGGTGCGGCCCGACCCGGCCGAGGTGGCCGAGGTGCGCTGGGTCGACCCGGTCACCGTGGCGGACGATTTGGTCGCGACGCCCGACGCGTACGCGCCCTGGCTGGTCGGCGTGCTCGACCGGCTGCTGCGGCCCGGTCCGCCCGACGCACAGCGACATGGCGAGGTGGCGGAGCGGTCGGGTGGTCGATGA